A single window of Archangium gephyra DNA harbors:
- a CDS encoding ATP-binding protein gives MTPRPPASLARSTLIQMGVRIGILIALTTLVSYLHMFRTLREEALQQLTRHVAERSQREQAIFLLARDNHALLQKALEARIRAWSQKDPEPLFDSLFTRWPDGTVRSRAEGFDGTTVAGVFVPPGVKLDTGLRRRILAAYEVISQYGPAFAARFTDTYVTLVEGPVITYWPTKPGWALELPTDDPTLEYEYFTITTPAKNPRRHTAWSGSYLYSPTQSWLVTANTPLDMDGRHVGSFSHDIYLDELMVRSINDHLPGAYNLLVRDDGQLIAHPALDMRGATVGYDILGSAPPPGESPPRLASEEERAHLRSLFEKVRSRQPGEDILELPEYGEYIAVARLQGPDWNFVTVLPKSVVTASALSAARYVLLFGLASLLLELVIMYWVLRKQISQPLLVFTQATHRVASGDFQVTLDTSREDELGQLAGAFRTMADKVQQREEQLRQANEGLEQRVEERTRELKTVHGQLVQTARQAGMAEIATNVLHNVGNVLNSVYTSSQLARSRVGELRVDHVSKVATLLEERQADLSHFLTQDERGRNLLPFLNKLGQNLLKEREEIVTLLEDVGRYTEHIGDIVKVQQNHARTPRMSEPVQLSSLVDDALRINAAALTRHQVKEVRQLSFLPPMMTDKHKVLMILVNLISNAKYAMDGKPAEQRLLSVKLDLPVPDRVRIEVQDNGMGISQELLTRIFQYGFTTRKEGHGFGLHSSAVAAQELGGSLTVHSDGPGRGATFTLELPYQPIQEASSS, from the coding sequence ATGACTCCCCGACCGCCCGCCTCGCTGGCCCGCTCGACGCTCATCCAGATGGGCGTGCGGATCGGCATCCTCATCGCCCTGACCACGCTCGTCAGCTACCTGCACATGTTCCGCACGCTGCGCGAGGAGGCCCTCCAACAACTGACGCGGCATGTGGCGGAGCGCAGTCAACGGGAGCAGGCCATCTTCCTGCTGGCGCGGGACAACCATGCCCTTCTCCAGAAGGCCCTGGAGGCGCGCATCCGGGCCTGGAGCCAGAAGGATCCGGAGCCGCTCTTCGACAGCCTGTTCACCCGGTGGCCGGATGGCACCGTCCGCTCGCGCGCCGAGGGCTTCGATGGGACGACGGTGGCGGGAGTCTTCGTCCCCCCGGGCGTGAAGCTCGATACGGGGCTCCGCCGCCGCATCCTGGCCGCGTACGAGGTCATCTCCCAGTACGGGCCCGCCTTCGCCGCACGCTTCACGGATACCTACGTCACCCTGGTGGAGGGACCGGTCATCACCTACTGGCCCACGAAACCCGGCTGGGCCCTGGAGCTCCCGACGGACGACCCGACGCTCGAATACGAGTACTTCACCATCACCACCCCCGCGAAGAACCCGCGGCGGCACACGGCCTGGAGCGGCAGCTACTTGTACTCGCCCACGCAGAGCTGGCTGGTCACGGCGAACACCCCGCTGGACATGGACGGCCGCCATGTCGGGTCGTTCTCCCATGACATCTATCTGGACGAGCTGATGGTCCGCTCCATCAACGACCACCTGCCGGGCGCCTACAACCTGCTCGTGCGCGATGACGGCCAGCTCATCGCCCATCCCGCGCTGGACATGCGGGGCGCCACCGTGGGCTACGACATCCTGGGTTCCGCTCCGCCGCCCGGCGAGAGCCCCCCTCGGCTCGCTTCCGAGGAGGAGCGGGCCCACCTGCGGAGCCTCTTCGAGAAGGTGAGGAGCCGCCAGCCCGGCGAAGACATCCTGGAGCTGCCCGAGTATGGCGAGTACATCGCCGTGGCCCGGCTGCAGGGGCCGGACTGGAACTTCGTCACGGTGCTGCCCAAGAGCGTGGTGACCGCCTCCGCCTTGAGCGCGGCGCGCTATGTGCTGCTGTTCGGCCTGGCGTCCCTGCTGCTGGAACTGGTCATCATGTACTGGGTGCTCCGCAAGCAGATCTCCCAACCGCTGCTGGTGTTCACCCAGGCCACCCACCGGGTGGCGTCCGGTGACTTCCAGGTGACGCTGGACACCTCGCGCGAGGACGAGCTGGGGCAGCTGGCGGGAGCCTTCCGGACCATGGCCGACAAGGTCCAGCAGCGGGAGGAGCAGTTGCGGCAGGCCAACGAGGGACTGGAGCAACGCGTCGAGGAGCGGACCCGGGAGCTGAAGACGGTCCACGGGCAGCTGGTGCAGACGGCGCGGCAGGCGGGAATGGCGGAGATCGCCACCAACGTGCTGCACAACGTGGGCAATGTGCTCAACAGCGTCTACACATCCTCCCAGCTGGCGCGCAGCAGGGTGGGCGAGCTGCGGGTGGATCACGTGAGCAAGGTGGCCACCCTGCTCGAGGAGCGTCAGGCGGACCTCTCTCACTTCCTCACCCAGGACGAGCGCGGGCGCAACCTCCTGCCCTTCCTGAACAAGCTGGGACAGAACCTGCTGAAGGAGCGCGAGGAGATCGTCACCCTGCTGGAGGATGTGGGCCGGTACACGGAGCACATCGGCGACATCGTCAAGGTGCAGCAGAACCATGCCCGCACACCCCGGATGAGCGAGCCCGTCCAGCTGTCGTCGCTGGTGGACGACGCGCTGCGCATCAACGCGGCGGCGCTCACCCGTCACCAGGTGAAGGAGGTCCGGCAACTGTCCTTCCTGCCTCCCATGATGACAGACAAGCACAAGGTGCTGATGATCCTGGTCAATCTCATCAGCAACGCCAAGTACGCCATGGATGGGAAGCCGGCGGAGCAGCGCCTCCTGAGCGTGAAGCTGGACCTCCCTGTGCCCGACCGCGTTCGCATCGAGGTCCAGGACAATGGCATGGGCATCTCCCAGGAGCTGCTCACGCGCATCTTCCAGTACGGCTTCACCACCCGGAAGGAGGGGCACGGCTTTGGTCTGCACTCCAGCGCCGTGGCGGCCCAGGAGCTGGGGGGCTCCCTGACCGTCCACAGCGACGGGCCCGGGCGTGGCGCCACGTTCACGCTGGAGCTGCCCTATCAGCCCATCCAGGAGGCCTCTTCCTCCTGA